A section of the Parasteatoda tepidariorum isolate YZ-2023 chromosome 6, CAS_Ptep_4.0, whole genome shotgun sequence genome encodes:
- the LOC107437417 gene encoding TD and POZ domain-containing protein 4, with amino-acid sequence MSPATKITLPVDEVISTEFQPEKCLTLKLGYALNDLWSLRLFKKSLNNGKHFIVLSIERQRDEQRVQVIMKLSFTDLHSNKTLSAQCFKRLRSIDKSKRLNLNKPINRMLYKSEKFRVTGKIYLRLISKPVSLASPQTLITLSTDFRKMCCNTIYSDVNLRCGSEVFAAHKIVLAMRCPKFNEIFKENVNEETIDVKDLTPHVLKAVLLFIYSGVPDPFTFQSACDLLIAADKYGLIELKVLCVNHIRSSFTVKNVLDYFLKYEMAKTYASEFIEENISEIEKTEQWQNFKTEFPDLVSEILQDSFQMFDIENDEQLIEVGQVTKVSSCNDQAPDESVQS; translated from the coding sequence ATGTCTCCTGCTACGAAGATTACATTGCCTGTTGATGAGGTAATTTCTACAGAATTTCAACctgaaaaatgtttaactttaaaactggGTTACGCGTTAAATGATCTCTGGAGTTTAAGACTATTTAAGAAATCTCTTAACAACggtaaacattttattgttttatctaTTGAACGACAAAGAGATGAACAGAGAGTACAGGTTATTATGAAACTGAGCTTTACTGATCTTCATTCCAATAAAACTCTATCTGCTCAATGCTTCAAAAGGCTTCGAAGTATTGATAAAAGTAAaagactaaatttaaataaacctaTTAATCGAATGCTTTATAAGTCAGAAAAATTTAGAGTCACTGGAAAAATTTATCTCCGTCTGATTTCGAAACCAGTTTCTCTGGCTTCACCTCAAACGTTAATTACGCTATCTActgatttcagaaaaatgtgCTGCAATACTATTTACTCAGATGTTAACCTAAGATGTGGTTCTGAAGTATTTGCAGCTCATAAAATAGTACTTGCAATGAGGTGTCCcaagtttaatgaaatatttaaggaaaatgtCAATGAAGAAACTATTGATGTCAAAGACCTGACTCCTCACGttttaaaagcagttttattgtttatctaTTCAGGTGTGCCAGATCCATTCACATTTCAATCTGCATGTGATCTTCTAATTGCAGCTGATAAGTACGGTTTGATTGAGTTAAAAGTATTGTGTGTTAACCATATAAGATCTTCATTTACTGTTAAGAATGTCTtagattattttcttaagtatgAAATGGCAAAAACATATGCTTCAGAGTttatagaagaaaatatctCAGAGATTGAGAAAACTGAACAAtggcaaaatttcaaaacagaatTTCCAGATTTGGTGTCAGAAATTTTGCAGGATAGTTTTCAAATGTTTGATATTGAAAATGATGAGCAGTTAATTGAGGTGGGTCAAGTCACAAAAGTATCAAGCTGTAATGACCAAGCACCAGATGAGAGTGTCCAGTCTTAG
- the LOC122271460 gene encoding uncharacterized protein DDB_G0288805-like codes for MDYLNIWIVAFAIVSAWGNFDEVKGQVLSQIEFGTKINEKKQYKLPTLTDIGNLNALMRLDNIKKSTTKMSIKGEAKNKHNLLEEDDYADSVYSSFPNLRDSSSDSSSLRYGTRLKSKLVNVNSNKQKKVTKSSKHNFNITDTRGAERKIQKLSVPPLTTFKNYLPKTELKDQENLESSKLQPSDTIKTSKFYNHIKNESSLLEKDSSKYDAPVLNSPASYHMSTVYNISNNNGQIYYMISLKQLEEDKSNITENIDSDENRLLSIVENSMSLINKTTDRLPGTESSILKLANSNEFSKNNDNEYNNSVIDNADFEVFNVITGNIFDELDSPIIIPSFEEDNSTQNETDIHEQFITSSSHTFQEYKTITEKDSTENNTLNSSLVLETINTQPGILESIFSFGEGKLSALNSTDELNSTNSVIHGLNTESREEKTEMESSADEDTLNFFAHYSMSSTVAPTNQTSLQFKNKSETTLIESTSYNNTTATTNNSELINLTTTTDHSELNNLGDLTTIVSSTKSDEAFTTMSPEKTVATHLTDKNISLFKSPRIKTIPIKNSLLQLLIRNAINNKLLYKLHNGPIIIRVLNVQNRSLPSTAIPLTNETQNGRINFVTNINRNISGNNSTNSSISAGKLPLEVKQNLKDSSSNFSISLGKQNTEQDFKVPSSNYSIYSEKLSQNIEQDLITTSSNHSISSVILPKDIEQDLNATSSNSTTSSVILPQDIEQDLNTSSWNSTTSLGILPQDNEQDLKATASNSSISSRILPQDTENLKVTLLNSSGMLPQETERDLQATSHSLSDFRNISSKTNNITSPRNINYKENASKLIFNVSKHIPEFAEWNKSSNNFEAKNVFKQESHMIKPLAKQAVSTKRTKSISKKKKSSKKSKFSGAKKAHYNKTENSKLSKIPLKQYNLDAVKQANLVNFQNYEDIKTLLNKYTAPQLLDLTHFKNNTFRNRNNVQDLYTNINESPTPIQPQSFDRIENPGNKLAVSSDSTNEKTLQENNPLDIHNKISYGSNGSINTEKLKVFPENTLKENFQKKKSSNFEISVPRRNVNTEFYDKNAGKTQSHAKIIIKDYKNSVDKNDKHIFVGNNDMVTMDDNVSPHQSINSEIYYIDLFDPRANNYVWNL; via the exons atggattatttaaatatttggataGTCGCATTTGCG ATCGTATCAGCCTGGGGAAATTTTGATGAAGTCAAAGGACAAGTTTTATCACAAATTGAATTTGGAACCAAAATAAATGAG aaaaaacaatataagCTGCCTACTCTGACAGACATTGGAAATTTGAATGCATTAATGAGGTTAGACAACATCAAGAAATCAACTACGAAGATGAGTATTAAAGGTGAAGCCAAAAATAAGCATAACCTCCTAGAAGAAGATGATTACGCGGATAGTGTGTATTCTTCCTTCCCGAACCTTCGGGACTCCTCATCAGATTCTTCATCTCTTCGTTACGGAACCAGATTAAAATCTAAACTTGTAAATGTCAATTCAAACAAACAGAAAAAGGTAACAAAATcatctaaacataattttaatatcactgATACCCGTGGAGcggaaagaaaaattcaaaaactttcagTCCCTCCACtcacaacatttaaaaattatttaccgaAAACAGAATTGAAAGatcaagaaaatttagaaagctCGAAATTACAACCAAGTGATACGATCAAAACATCAAAGTTCTACAATCatatcaaaaatgaaagttCACTACTGGAGAAAGACAGTTCAAAATATGACGCTCCCGTGCTTAATAGTCCTGCATCTTATCATATGTCCACTGTATATAACATATCAAACAATAATGGACAAATTTATTACAtgataagtttaaaacaattagaagaagataaaagtaatattactgaaaatataGATTCCGATGAAAACAGACTTTTGAGCATTGTGGAAAACTCGATGAgtcttattaataaaacaacagACAGACTTCCTGGGACTGAATCTTCCATACTTAAACTAGCAAACAGCAAtgaattctcaaaaaataatgataatgaatacAATAATTCTGTAATTGATAATGctgattttgaagtttttaatgttattaccGGTAATATTTTCGATGAACTAGATAGTCCAATAATAATCCCTAGTTTTGAAGAAGATAACTCAACTCAAAATGAAACGGACATACATGAACAATTTATTACGAGCAGTTCACATACTTTTCaagaatataaaactataacagaGAAAGACTCAACCGAGAATAATACTCTAAATTCCTCTTTGGTATTAGAAACAATAAACACACAGCCAGGAATTCTTGAAAGCATCTTTAGTTTTGGTGAAGGAAAGCTGTCTGCTTTAAACTCCACGGATGAGTTGAATTCAACAAACAGTGTCATCCATGGGTTAAACACTGAGAGTCgtgaagaaaaaacagaaatggAATCCTCGGCTGATGAAGATACATTGAATTTCTTTGCACATTATTCTATGTCAAGTACAGTTGCACCAACAAATCAAACatccttacaatttaaaaacaaatctgaaaCAACGTTAATCGAATCAACATCGTACAACAACACAACAGCAACAACTAATAATTCAGAATTGATCAACCTCACAACAACAACTGATCATTCAGAATTAAATAATCTAGGTGATTTGACAACAATTGTTAGTTCGACAAAGAGCGATGAGGCATTTACAACCATGTCACCAGAAAAAACAGTAGCAACTCATTtgacagataaaaatatttcattgttcaAAAGTCCACGCATCAAAActattccaattaaaaattcattgctACAACTACTTATTCGAAACGCAATAAACAATAAGCTTCTTTACaaactgcacaatgggccaaTCATTATACGGGtattaaatgttcaaaatcgCTCGCTACCATCCACAGCAATTCCATTAACCAATGAAACTCAAAATGGGAGgattaattttgtaactaaCATAAACAGGAATATTTCGGGGAATAATTCAACAAACTCCTCAATCTCCGCAGGAAAGTTACCGCTGGAAGTTAAACAGAACTTAAAAGATAGCTCATCTAATTTCTCCATTTCCTTAGGAAAGCAAAATACCGAACAGGACTTTAAAGTCCCTTCatcaaattattcaatttactcTGAAAAACTTAGTCAAAATATAGAACAGGACTTAATTACCACTTCATCAAATCATTCAATTTCCTCCGTAATTCTGCCTAAAGATATCGAACAGGATTTAAATGCCACGTCATCGAATTCTACAACTTCCTCCGTGATTCTGCCTCAAGATATCGAACAGGATTTAAATACCTCTTCATGGAATTCTACAACTTCCTTAGGAATTTTGCCTCAAGACAACGAACAGGACTTAAAAGCCACTGCATCAAACTCTTCAATTTCCTCGAGAATACTACCTCAAGATACTGAAAACTTAAAAGTCACTTTATTAAATTCCTCAGGAATGCTACCTCAGGAAACTGAACGAGACTTACAAGCTACTTCACATTCACTTAGTGATTTCAGGAACATTAGCTCGAAAACGAACAACATTACTTCGCCTcgtaacattaattataaagaaaacgcctctaaattaatattcaatgtaTCGAAACATATCCCTGAATTCGCAGAATGGAACAAATCCTCAAATAATTTTGaggcaaaaaatgtttttaaacaagaatCACATATGATAAAACCATTAGCGAAACAAGCTGTTTCCACTAAAAGAACAAAATCcatttcaaagaagaaaaaatcgtCAAAGAAATCGAAATTTTCAGGTGCCAAAAAGGCTCATTacaacaaaacagaaaattcaaaactttcgaAGATTCCTCTCAAACAATACAATTTAGATGCTGTCAAACAGGCTAACttagttaattttcaaaactacgaAGATATAAAAACTTTGCTGAATAAATATACTGCTCCGCAATTATTAGACTTaacccattttaaaaataatacatttcgcAATAGAAACAATGTGCAAgatttatatacaaatataaatgaatcTCCCACACCAATTCAACCACAATCTTTTGATAGAATCGAAAATCCGGGAAACAAGCTTGCTGTTTCATCTGATTCAACAAACGAAAAAACTTTACAGGAAAATAACCCGCTtgatattcataataaaatatcatatggATCAAATGGAAGCATAAACACTGAGAAGCTCAAAGTATTTCCTGAAAACaccttaaaagaaaactttcaaaagaagaaaagttcAAACTTCGAAATTTCTGTTCCTCGTAGAAACGTAAACACTGAATTCTATGATAAAAACGCTGGAAAAACTCAAAGCcatgctaaaattattattaaagactACAAAAATTCCGTCGATAAAAacgataaacatatttttgtaggGAATAATGATATGGTGACCATGGACGATAACGTATCACCCCATCAATCTATAAATAGCGAAATTTACTATATAGATTTATTTGATCCAAGAGCAAATAACTATGTTTGGAATCTATAA
- the LOC107437453 gene encoding uncharacterized protein, producing MQKFSPETLKSASYEEGIIIFLSSGYKTSLGKDVQEFFQSWQAMTSERQRALNNCMEERLNESGVSLYKSMIRGFGIWNEAQEKIGAPGWCVSDSTIHHLSKQMETKLMSLFQSMDLIWFTYHKKSPLNDPFLRKEKAQQSSVTGADSKIQDNPQSFPVKLDGVKVAKDLSDSQKIISRMCLQKRKLAMRNLLAESTLLSSKVDKDASKFLPDSGNKDKNERTGSFSRSNFSADQEEDLLEADHLLRNLCLDDCSVDPDFEKQISPIISDVEEQI from the exons ATGCAGAAATTTAGTCCAGAAACTCTTAAATCCGCAAGTTACGAGGAAGggataataatatttctctcaTCAGGATATAAGA CTTCGCTCGGTAAAGATGTTCAAGAATTTTTCCAAAGTTGGCAAGCAATGACTTCGGAGAGGCAAAGAGCATTGAACAATTGCATGGAAGAAAGATTAAATGAATCCGGCGTCTCTCTTTATAAATCTATGATTCGTGGTTTTGGAATTTGGAATGAAGCACAAGAGAAAATTGGTGCACCTGGATGGTGTGTTTCAGACAGTACAATTCATCACCTTTCGAAACAAATGGAAACCAAACTTATGAGCTTGTTTCAGTCTATGGATTTGATTTGGTTCACATATCACAAGAAAAGTCCTTTAAACGACCCTTTTCTGAGAAAAGAGAAAGCACAACAATCGTCAGTAACTGGTGCGGACTCGAAAATTCAGGACAATCCTCAAAGTTTTCCTGTGAAACTTGACGGAGTAAAAGTGGCAAAAGATCTCTCTGATTCTCAAAAGATAATTAGCAGGATGTgtttacagaaaagaaaacttgCAATGAGAAATTTATTGGCTGAGTCAACTCTCTTAAGTTCTAAAGTGGATAAA GATGCCTCAAAGTTTTTACCAGATAGCGGAAATAAGGATAAAAATGAGCGAACAGGTTCATTTTCGAGATCTAACTTTTCGGCTGATCAAGAAGAAGACCTACTAGAAGCTGATCATCTACTGAGAAACTTATGTCTGGATGATTGTTCAGTAGATCCAGATTTCGAAAAACAAATTAGCCCTATTATTAGTGACGTGGAAgaacaaatttga